DNA sequence from the Sinomonas terrae genome:
GACTTCTGGAACACCAAGCCGGTGCCCGGTGCGGGGGTTCCGGGGATGCTGCTCACGGACGGCCCGCACGGGGTGCGCCGCCAGGCCGAGGGCGATGACCACGTGGGCCTGAACGCGAGCGTCCCCGCCACCTGTTTCCCGCCCGCCGCGGGGCTGGGCTCGAGCTGGGACCCGGAGCTGCTTGAGCGCGTCGGGGCGGCGCTGGGCGAGGAGGCGAGGGCGGGCGGGGTCTCGGTGCTGCTGGGGCCGGGGATCAACATCAAGCGCTCCCCGCTGGGCGGGAGGAACTTCGAGTACCTCTCCGAGGACCCGGTCCTGACCGGCCAGCTCGGCGCCGCCCTCGTGGCCGGGATCCAGTCGAAGGGCGTGGGGGCGTCGCTGAAGCACTTCGCGGTGAACAACCAGGAATCCGACCGGGTCCGGGTCAGCGCCGACGTCGACCCCCGCCCGCTGCGGGAGGTGTACCTGCGGGGCTTCCAGAAGGTCGTCGGCGCCGCCCAGCCCTGGACCGTGATGTGCTCGTACAACCGGATCAACGGGGTCTACGCCTCCGAGGACCCCTGGCTGCTCACCGACGTCCTGCGCGGCGAATGGGGCTACACCGGGCTCGTGGTCTCGGACTGGGGAGCGGTCAACGACCGCGTGGCCGGCCTGGCCGCGGGGCTGGACCTGGAGATGCCCTCCAGTGGCGGCGTGACCGACGCCCAGATCGTCGAGGCGGTCAAGAACGGCACCCTCGACGAGGCGGTGCTGGACACCGCAGCGGTCCGGGTGCTCGAGCTGGCGGACCGCACCGAGGCGGCCCGGGAGGCGGGCGGGTCGTACGACGCCGACGCCCACCACGCCCTGGCCCTCGAGGCCGCCCGGCGCAGCATCGTGCTGCTGAAGAACGAGGACGGCTTCCTGCCCCTCGACCCTCAGGCCACAGGCCGGATCGCCGTGGTCGGCGAGTACGCCCGCACCCCCCGCTACCAGGGCGGGGGCAGCTCGCTGGTGAACCCGACGAGGCTGGAGAACGCCCTCGATGCCATCCGGGAGGTCTCCGCCGGCGAGGTCGCCTTCGCCCCCGGCTACACCACTGGGGACGACGAACCCGATGCGGCGCTGATCGCCGAGGCCGCCGAAGCCGCCCGCGCCGCCGACACCGTCGTCCTGTTCCTCGGCTCCGAGCTCGAGTCCGAGGGCTACGACCGGAAGAACATCGCCCTGCCCGCCGCCCATCGTGCCCTCCTCGACGCGGTGGTAGAGGCGAACCCGGCCACCGCCGTCGTGCTCTCCAACGGCGGGGTCGTGCAGACCGCCGGCTGGGACCACCTGGTCCCGGCCGTCCTGGAGGGCTGGCTCCTGGGGCAGGCCGGCGGCCCGGCCACCGCCGACGTCCTCTTCGGGCTGACGAACCCCTCCGGCCGGCTCGCCGAGACCATCCCGGCCCGGCTGCAGGACACCCCCGCCTACCTGGACTTCCCCGGCGAGCTCTCCCGCGTCCGCTACGGCGAGGGCCTCTTCGTGGGCTACCGCTACTACGACGCCCGCGAGATCGAGGTCTCCTACCCCTTCGGGCACGGCCTCTCCTACACCGCCTTCGAATACGCCAACCTCACCGCAGAAGCGGACGACGGCGGGATCGCTGTTCGCGTGGAGGTCACCAACACCGGGGACCGGGAAGGGCGCGAAATCGTCCAGGCCTACACCGCCCTCCCCGGCTCGGAGTTCGTGCGGCCACGGCGGGAGCTGAAGGGCTTCGCCGCCGTCGACCTCGCCCCGGGCGAGACCCAGCGGGTCGAGATCCGCATCGGCCGAGAGGACCTGATGATCTGGCACCCCGTCCTGGAGAGATGGGTCCTGGAGGGCGGCGACTACCAGGTCGAGGTCGGGGCCTCCTCGCGCGACCTCCGCCAGGCCGCCGTCGTCCGCCTCGACGGCCACGACCTCACCCTGCCCCTCGGCCCCGGCTCCACTTTGGAGGAATGGCTCGCCCACCCCGCCGGCGGCCCAGCCCTCAGCAGCCTCCTCGAACAGGCAGCGGCCGAAGGCAACCAACTCGCCGCGATGCTCACCGACCCCGAAGGACGCTCCCTCATCGGCAACTTCCCCCTCAACCGACTCGCCGCCTTCCCCCGCAGCCCCCTCACCGCGGATTCCGTGAGCACGCTCCTCGAATCGTTGGAAGCCGAATAGGTGGAGGATCCAACGCAGCCGAAGCCCCAAGTGCCGCCGCACGAGCCGCCGTCGTCTAGACGCATCGAACTGCACTGGGTCGGCCTCGCCCACCAGCGGCACCTCTCGATCGGCGGCATCCGGGAACCCAGCGAACAGGCGAGCAAGAAGCAAGAGCCGTCAGAATGAATCCCTCACGCCAGTTCCTCGCCCCCGAGGCACGGAGTTCGGCCATACCGTTGCTCTGCGTGCACCGTATTGGGACGCTGCTGTTCGACCACTGCGCGCGATGCAGTAGGGTCCCAATCCTCACTTCAGCTACACCTGTGGCACAAAGTCCTGACCTTATGCAGCGCAAGCCAGCGGGCCAGACGGTGGCCTACGTCGGGTTCAGCTCCCGAGGGCTTCGAGGGGGCTGATGGCCCCGGCATACTTCCACCATTTGGGGCACCAGGTGATCCCGGCGGTGAGATCGATCCTCTTGCGGTACGTCACGGCCAGCTGGTCCCCGACGAAGTCGGCCACGTCGGGGTAGAGCATCACGCGCGCACCCTCTCTTCCGTCTCGGTCTCGTCTTCCCTTTGATGGATCCGAGGCTCCTGCGGCGGCCTGAAGGCCTCGCGGACCGCGGTCCAGGTGGCGGCGTCGTGGGCGACGGCCGGACGCGGCGGCCACTGCGTCGGCGTGGGGTCCGTCCTTCCACGGGACGATCTTCAGCAGGGCGGCTGGGGCGCCGCAGGCGAACATGACGGCCCGGCCCCTGGGAAGGGCGGCGAGGTCGGCGACGTCGAGGATGCGCTCCTTGCGGTCGTCGCGGTGGCTGTAGCAGGTGCCGCCCTGCCGGGAGCGGGTGGCGTTGGAGTAGCGGTAGCCGCCAATGGTCTGGGCGAGCTCGCCGAGGAAGTCGGCTTCGGCGACGCCGCCGCCGTAGACCTTGCTGTTCGCCGCACTCCAGAGCTTGCGCATGCCGTCCGTGCCCAGGCTTCCACTCCCTGGGACCAGGGCTGCAGGATGGTCATCAGGACAAGGCTGCGGTGCGGGAGCCGTAGCGGCTGTACAGGTTCGGCAGCTCGCGCCAGCGGCACACGTTCACGGCCCTGAATGCCCGGAGTCGCGGCGGTAGTCGGCCCAGTTCGCCTGGTGAG
Encoded proteins:
- a CDS encoding beta-glucosidase family protein; translated protein: MTTSPESHAAKLASLSLEEKASLTSGADFWNTKPVPGAGVPGMLLTDGPHGVRRQAEGDDHVGLNASVPATCFPPAAGLGSSWDPELLERVGAALGEEARAGGVSVLLGPGINIKRSPLGGRNFEYLSEDPVLTGQLGAALVAGIQSKGVGASLKHFAVNNQESDRVRVSADVDPRPLREVYLRGFQKVVGAAQPWTVMCSYNRINGVYASEDPWLLTDVLRGEWGYTGLVVSDWGAVNDRVAGLAAGLDLEMPSSGGVTDAQIVEAVKNGTLDEAVLDTAAVRVLELADRTEAAREAGGSYDADAHHALALEAARRSIVLLKNEDGFLPLDPQATGRIAVVGEYARTPRYQGGGSSLVNPTRLENALDAIREVSAGEVAFAPGYTTGDDEPDAALIAEAAEAARAADTVVLFLGSELESEGYDRKNIALPAAHRALLDAVVEANPATAVVLSNGGVVQTAGWDHLVPAVLEGWLLGQAGGPATADVLFGLTNPSGRLAETIPARLQDTPAYLDFPGELSRVRYGEGLFVGYRYYDAREIEVSYPFGHGLSYTAFEYANLTAEADDGGIAVRVEVTNTGDREGREIVQAYTALPGSEFVRPRRELKGFAAVDLAPGETQRVEIRIGREDLMIWHPVLERWVLEGGDYQVEVGASSRDLRQAAVVRLDGHDLTLPLGPGSTLEEWLAHPAGGPALSSLLEQAAAEGNQLAAMLTDPEGRSLIGNFPLNRLAAFPRSPLTADSVSTLLESLEAE
- a CDS encoding DUF4913 domain-containing protein, which translates into the protein MRKLWSAANSKVYGGGVAEADFLGELAQTIGGYRYSNATRSRQGGTCYSHRDDRKERILDVADLAALPRGRAVMFACGAPAALLKIVPWKDGPHADAVAAASGRRPRRRHLDRGPRGLQAAAGASDPSKGRRDRDGREGARVMLYPDVADFVGDQLAVTYRKRIDLTAGITWCPKWWKYAGAISPLEALGS